agaccccatgaactgtagcctgccaggctcctctgtccataggattgtacatataagtgatatcacatgatatttgtctttctctgtctgacttacttcacttagtaaagTAATCTAGCAGAAACAGAGccacaaatatagaaaacacatttatggttaccaggggggaaggggaaggagggataaattaggagattgggttGACACATACCTACTACTATATATGTATAAGAcataactaataaggatctactgtatagcagaaaaCCCTATTTAAAACCCTGTAATaatatatatgggaaaagaatctaaaaaagaatggatatatgtgtaactgattcactttatgGACACCTGAAACcagcacaatgttgtaaatcagctatatgccaataaaagatttcaaaaaatACATAGGATGTGCATACAACATGGTATCTCCCCCTAATGGAAAAGCACACAGGTGTAACAAGGAATAAGGAAGATCTATGTGAACTAATGATATGGACTGATATGTcatgaatatgtgtgtatatgtgatatatatcatAGTAGTATGATATAAGtgataatttcctgattttgataataGTATGGTAGTTATATAAGATGTTATCATTTGTGGAATATTGGTAATTGgtatttataattgttctatttctgtaaaattttgttaagtctgaaatgatttcaaaatggacaaaaaattgtaaataaaatgttaaaaagaaagtataaagTGTGTAAGATTAAAACACAATGTCTAAGGATACACACTTGCATAATACAAGCATCCAAATGTAAGAAGGGGATTTCTACAAATGTCAAAATAGAGGCTACTTCTGAATTGAGGAAGGGGCTGTGACTGGAATGGGACAGGCCTCTGGGGTGGCTGGCAAAGTTCTATTCTTGGCCCCTGTGGTCTGATGGTTACAAGGGTGTTCTCTTTATCATAATTCACCAAGCCATACATTTTTTCTGTGTAACTTTCTGTATCTTCATTCTATTTTATgaagagaaacaaatgaaaaaccagaaaagaaaaatatgattttgCTCTGACTTTCAAGATCTTCTCTTTTATGAATATCAAAAACCTGTTTTGGAATTCAAAAGCGACTATTTGACTCTTTGCTCTTAGGCTAAACAACCTCTTTTAGTGATGTAAATACCATAACCACTACAATATGCTTTTAAATGAGAGACATGAGCTTATCACCTCCGCCACCACCATTTTACAGAGCTTGATAGCTGTTCTTCTCCATCCTATTCTGGATGAGCTTAAGCAAAAGTGTCTTAGAAGTAGAAGAACAAGACTACAGCAAAATTATCAAGAGGACATGGCCACAGTAGGACACTTCAACATCCCTGTGAGacttgataaaataaaaaactctAATTCTGCTTGTTTAAAGCACCCTCTATTCTCCAGACATAGTgggaatggagaaaagagaatatgAAACTTTTGTGTTGAGGTACACACAATTGCATGGAGTAGTTTGCAAACTTTGTTTAAAATCAGAGTTACCTGGGTAGGGTTAAAATTTATAGAGAGATTCCAAAGCCCAATCTCTAAAGACTAATCTAGTAGGTCTCTGAACACAGGCACGCCCTCACAAATGCCTGCATTTGTGTGTTCAGATGTAGAGCAGTTTCAAAATCATCTGAAAGGCTCAGGTGTGGCTGTTGAGTGGAGGCTGAAATAAAGTGGAGCTTGTTAGAAGTGAGGAAAGCAAGGAACTGAAACATACAGGCACTGGAAGAGTCATACACGAGGGCTCAGAGACTATGGAAGATGAtaggacttgctgctgctgctaagtctcgtcagtcatgtctgactctgtgtgaccccatagacagcagcccaccaggctcccccgtccctgggattctccaggcaagaacactggagtgggctgccatttccttctccaatgcatgaaagtgaaaagtgaaagtgaagttgctcagtcacgtccaactcttcacgaccccagggactgtagtctaccaggctcctccgtccatgggattttccaggcaagagtagtagagtggggtgccattgccttctccttagcagGACCTAGCCAGAGAAAAAGACTGTAAATGAGGTTCCAAGTTTTCCTTCTAAGAAAATGAACAGACAGCTGTGAAATAAGTGCAGGAACAGAGggttttaagaaagaaaggaatcaaCCTCAAAGAGGTTGGAGAAATAATGAAGAAGCAATAGTAGAGACATATTCTGAGGAAGGACACTGACCTCAACCTAACAGAGCTTTTAAGAGATCATGCTTGGTTGGCTCCATTCTGCCATGGGtttgaaattttatgaaaaatgtcaCAGCCGGAAAGCAGACAAAATTATATGGAGCTTGGTCTGCAATTGCTATTTGTCAGGAGGTCAAATGTAAAAACATACAGTATTCTGTAATTCTTTCCTGACTTACTTATATGGGGAAGTAATAGGGAAAAGCAGTTAAGTTATTGAGCTGACACCTATTTATTCTTCCTTAGGACATTTGGACCCCCAAATGTGTAATGTCACCAATGGCAAGTTGCATAATAAATTAGCGAGGCATTCTCTATTGTATTGTAACAATGGTACAAGTACCGACTTTAAGACaaagtatgtgtatacacatacacagaggtGGATATAAATACTTCTAGATACAGATAGTACTAGCTATAGAtaatttacattcagttcagttatagtccatggaattctccaggccagaatactggagtgggtagcctttcccttatagATAGGCTATTTTCCACCTTACAAAAGAAAGTACCATATATTCTATTCAAATAGTTACCTTCTCTGTGGAGAGGTTTTATGGGAAAGAGCAAAGATAAAATACTACAACTGAGGTGAACTGAGACACATTCATTCAAACAAGCTGGGTACATTGGATAAGCCATCTACTTACCTGATATTATCTTTGTGAAAtgattttacataaaatttcttTGAAGTTAATTTTAAGTTGTTAATTCTAATTCATTTGTGATTTTGCTTAAATTTAACtgtttaaacatatatttagtaTATGAAGCAAATTACCTATTACTTTATTCCTTTAATGTTATactttatataatgtatatatgtacatatctaATACATTATATACTCAAGAGCATCCCAATGATTTTATGTCAATCATAGTGTAAACTTCTTCCTTGTTTCCAATATTCCTGGTTACTTAGCTTGTTTCTCTATCTCCATCCATGCACCAACCctcaaatatttagttttaaaggGCTAGCATATTAATAAAAGTGGGATATTTTCTGGGGGGTGGCTTCAGTCTCACTAAATAGTGATTATCATTACATCTTGATTGTTTTTTAGAAGAATGCTCCGTTTAGACAATTCTCTAATATCCCAAGTCCTAACAAGATAAGATGATAGTTTTATTTCCCACTGATTTCTTACACTATTAATTCTTATGGTAAGCTGTTTGCCTATTCTACGTGCCTTTGCCCATGTAGAATCTTGTTAACCTGTAATCATTCCAGTATGGGCATGTATGATCACTGCACACACTTTCATGAAGTGGGGGAAGGAAGTGGTATGGAATTCAAATTTTCCTATGGATTAAACAGTGCTCAAGAACCTAGCAACTGCGGAGGAAACCCAGTTTGCTTTTGCTTTAATGTACCCAGAAGATTTCAAATCAATACTCAGCAGtaacattttaattgaaaattaacACTGCCATAATTGGAAGTGAGGGTCAGCATCCTGATGTTTGGGAAAGGTCTATTTGGTTGAGGAGGTATTACACAGAGGAGCACAAAAAATGGAAGAGGGAAACACAaatcatgtgtttccttgagcaAGGACACTCAGTAAACACTTGAATTGGTGGTCAACTATAATTTGCTTCTAGAGCCAGCACTCTGGCAACGCTACAGTTTGGATTTATAGCAGAGTACGCAAGTAACAAtgactttgaaaataaagcatAAAAGAACCAAGGAAAAAGTTCTTAAAGATCTACTCCTCTTTACAAGCACTTTCTCCTTCCTGTTTTAAAAGCAGGAGGCACTCTTGCTGCTATTCCCAGCATGCCCCTCTGCTGGTCTTCCTGAATAATTACTCCTCTGGGAAACCAATGATATTTGAATCTGGGTTATCaacaatactttattttttgcctAGGAATTTCAAACCAATATACTCCCAGCCCGTACAATGTAAACAGaaggtttcctttccattttggtaaaaaaaaaaaaaaaactttattcacTTCCCATGTCATAAAAAGTTCAACCACCTCTCCAAATTCCCCAgaataaacacaagaaaatagCTCTCCCTAGTAGGATCCTGGCCCCCCTCTACTACCTTCCAATTCCTCTATCTTCATGGAAGGAGTGTTCAGTTCAGATCCGGCTCCTCAGTGGAATAGAGAGAATTTAGGGGACAGAATTTCTGTAGGAATTGTCAGCCGCACAAATAAGttcctcttttcccttttcactAAACGTGAAAACTACTCACAAGGAGCGCTCCCTGTCCCCCGTTTCCCTATGTGTCACCAGAGCCAAGAGAGGACCCTGTCAACGAGGCTCCCTCTACTCTGTCCCGAAGACCACAGTCTCCGGTCTTCACCCCATTGTCCGTGGAAcgtgcagagctggagctcagaGGAGCCGCCTCAGCATCACCCTCCGTGCCCGGCGAGGCCAAAGGCCCCTTTCTTTGTTGAGGGGAAGGGCTCTTGTGGAAGCAGAGTTTGAAAAGCCCCAGCACTGTGACGGTCAGTATCACCAACACTACTACAGCCATGCTCACAAGTACGAAGACCACGGTGGAAGAATCGAAAGCCTGGGGGTTGTCCGAGGGGGACGTAGCATTAACCTTGGGAAAGGCTGTTCCTGAAGAGTTCATGTCCGCCTTTACCTCTGTTTGGGGGGACATCTGAAGGGTAGATAGCGTGCTCTGTGCTCCCCACCGAGGGATCTCGGGAAAAGATGCTGTTGCACTGCCTTGTCCAGGGGCATTGGGTATCTCTCCCGGCCTCTCCTGGACACTGGGTGACCACGTTCCCTTCGGCGCGAGGCTGGCTGCAGTGGCTGGCGGGTGCCAGGTGAGCACCTGGGTCCCTCCAGGGGTCGGCTGTCCTTCCCCATTGGTTACACAGGAGCGTCCGTCTTTCCCCAGCACGAAACCCGCAGCGCACTCGCAAGCAAAGCCTCCCACGTCGTCTAGGCAGTCAGGGAGCTCAGCGCACTTGCCAGCCCGTAGATACCTCCCGGGACAGGGACAGAGCTCGGCCCCGGAGGGTATCCCTTCCCAGCGCGCGCCGACCTCGTCCGCGGTGCAGGTGGCCGTGATGGAGAGCTGCCCAGGACAAAGCGCACTCACCTCCGTCCCGGGGGGACTGAAGTCCAGCGCCGTGCTGTGCAGCTGGAAGGGCGCGCGGTAGCTCAAGTTCGAAGCGGCCCCGGGGCGCGGTGCGGGGCACAAGCTCTGGAACTGGTACTTGCACAGATAGCCGTCGGCGCGCTGGTGGCATCGCATCTCCTTCCAGCCCGCGGGCTCGATTCCCCCGGTGGCCTGGAGTCCCGCGCACCTCCGAACGGTGCAGGAGAGTGCGGGCTCCTCCACCCACTGCAGCGTGTCGCTTTCCGACCCGCCGACGTCGGGGGACAACCAGGAGAAACCCCGCAAAGGCTCATTCTCCAGGGTGCAGTCGGATCGCCGGCGCTCCAGCGCCACCCAGAAGAGAAGGTCTTTGGAGCCCCCTCCAGGGCCCGGGCCCGCCCGCAGGAGCGCTAGCACCGCGCGGACCTCTGCGCCCCCGCGCACCGTGCTGAGCACCCCGTGGCGCAGGTTGCAGGCCTCCTGGGCCTCCTGCCGCTTGAAAGTAGCGTGATGCAGGCTATAGCAGGCCCCCGAGGCCGAGCAGCTCGCGCGGTCGGCGGTGGGGTGCTCGCCACGGCCGGGCCGGGGCCAGAACGCCTGCCAGAGGAAGCACAGGGCGAGCGCCGGCCTCATCTTGCAGGCCCAGCGCCCACAGCTGCTCCCAGCTTGGGTCTGTACCGTCCGAGGGCGTGGGGATGTCCCGGGAGCGCGGGCACCGCCTCCCACCGCTGGCTCCCCCCGCTTCCcgctccccaaccccaccccacccccgcccgtcCCCTCGACCGCCAAGCCTCCCCTCTAGGGTCCCGGCGGCAAACCGCTTCCCTTAGGCCTCGACAGGAAACGTGTCCGGAGCTCTGCGAGGCCCCGCGGGCAGCCCTGATTTATTCTGGGGTCAGGAACACAGCTGGCTTCAGGGCACGGGGAACGCTGTCCGCCCGAAGGTCAAACACCCTGGTAAGGACcggagaaatagaaaagaaaatcgcTCCTGGGAAGAAGCGTTTATCGTTTTTCCCCCAGCTCAGGGAGTTTGGCAGCCTCAAACCCCCAAACATTTTGGCAAACACTGGCAGGAAGGGCTGGAGAAGAGGAACTCGCTGAGCGCCCACGCCCGCCCATTGTGCTGCGTCCGGAGCCGCGGAGTTGGCCTCACCACAATTTCTAGACGGCTCTCGTCTTCCTCAGTCCCGAGACTCGgcgttgggggtggggtgaggatggGGGAATCTTGTGCGAAGTATAAGCACCTCCTCTCGCCACCAGAGGCAGCACTATGAAACCCCGGGTCTCTCCTTGGCTCTGCTTCTCTGTGCTATCGAAGCCAATATTGCAGTGCGAATTGCTAGTCAGAGGATGAgccgcagaggatgagatggttggatggcatcaccgactccagggacatgaatttgagcaaactccgggagataatgaaggacagggaagcctgccatgctgcagtccatagggtcgcaaagggtcggatacgactgaacgactgaactgaactgaattgctggTCAAAGAAGTTCCTTTCTGGTATCTGAAAAGGGAAAGCCGGTTTCTTCAGGCAAGGCTCGCCTTACAACTTTGTTTTtggcttccatttctttctctttgaaatgGGCTTATTAGTTCATTCAGGAAAGGAAGTGTGTTTCTAGGcctaaatgaaaaataacaatcATTGATCTTAACTGTTATGCTAGGTTTCCTTGCCACTATATTGATTCATAACTTCTTTAAGCTTATAggttatatataaatgatatcatggcCTGTTTGAGAACAACTACCCCACATAGGATTTTATCCTTGAactattttaatatcattttttttctatgattAAGTGCCAATATTTGTAGCAGTAAGTTGTAAAAGTCCCCTCTAAGGGACACTAGAGTTCAATatccttaagaaattaaaatatttattacattagCCTGTGTATTGTATACTGTAAAAAATACCCTGCAGcttaaaaaagcttaaaaaaaaatgggtccATTTCTTCAGAGTTCCAAGGGCTGTTTTAATACAAACACTTGGACTCAGTTGGAAGCAGAGAGGAATTAAAGGTGAAGAAAGAAAGTTAAACAGGGCATTGTCTATGAAAAGATTTTCTTGTAGCAATTTAGACAAAATGCATCATTTTAGAAAATTGTCTGCCTCAGCCCACGGCAACCAAATAAGTTTCGATCAGAAGTACATAGTTTCAACTAGGCGCTCTTAACCATGCCTGATGCTTGTAAGTATCTATAATCAGAATGAAAGTTCCAATTCCACAGGTAATGCACACCAGGCTCTTAAACTCACTGTTCCTGGATTGGACTGTCAGGTTAGTAAGGAGGGCTAGGAAGGAAGCTCTCGGGACCACATTTGTGTGCTTCTACCTCactttagggagaaggcaatggcaacccactccagtactcttgcctggaaaatcccatggatggaggagcctggtaggctgcagtccattgggtcgctaggagtcagacaggactgtgtaactttcaagtagacaacctgagcgacttcacttttacttttcactttcatgcattggagaaggaaatggcaagccactccagtgtttttgcctggagaatcccagggaagggggagcctggtgggctgctgtctctggggtcacacagagtcggacacaactgaagtgacttagcagcagcagcacctcacTTTAGACATGACCCAGCccctgaacaacaaccaccacctcaCTTTCATCACTACTCTCACTCTTCCTTTTGGAAATTCTATGTACTGTATCTTAACAAATGATAGTAAACACCAAGAATCATCATCACACTTATGgtgcttttgctgactgtggaGTCTTGCGGCAGGATTTCTCTCCTACCCTTGCTGTTTCCCCATTTAAAGGACATTCAATAGTCCTTCATTTCAGATGCCTGAGAGTCACCTTAAACATGACTCTGCATTTAAATTAAGTATGTTAAGGAACATGGAAATCTAGAAATCTAactgaatggattttaaaaatacctaattACTTGGGCCAGCTCTCTATACCTTTGCAGTCTAATGACTGCATGTTTATAAATGTGTCTATGCAGTACtgtatattttaacaaaataaaactttctaCAAATCTAAGTAGTCAGTGGAAAtttcttagatattttaaaaatcacttgagATGTGGTGAGGGTTCCAAAGTAAGAAAGACTAAATGATTGAAAAACTTATAGTAAATACATGATTCCCCTACGGACATTCtgcctagagaggtgggatatTAGAAGAGAAGATAGTGGCTATAATGACTGCCTATCACAGTCCTGGCCATGCCTGTGATGACGTGAGAAAAACAAATTAGGTCAAAATAAGACATATATCATTTTGTAATGAATTACTTTGTATTGACCTATgttaaagttggaccataaagaagactgagcgccaaagaattgatgcttttgaattgtgtgctggagaagactcttgagagtcccttgggcagcaaggagatcaaaccagtcatttgtaaaggaaatcaaccctgaatattcactggaaggactgatgatgaagctgaagttccaatacttcggccacccaatgcaaagagctgactcactggaaataccctgatgctgggaaagattgagggcaggaagagaagggggcgatggttggatggcatcactgactcaatggacatgagtttgagcaaactctgggagacagtgaaggacagggaaggcatgctgtagtccatggggtcacaaacaggcaaacacaacttagcaagtgaacaacaacaattgacCTATAACCACTAACATATTTTGAAATGTGTAATATACCtgagaaaactaaaaatgaa
The nucleotide sequence above comes from Bubalus kerabau isolate K-KA32 ecotype Philippines breed swamp buffalo chromosome 19, PCC_UOA_SB_1v2, whole genome shotgun sequence. Encoded proteins:
- the CLEC14A gene encoding C-type lectin domain family 14 member A; translated protein: MRPALALCFLWQAFWPRPGRGEHPTADRASCSASGACYSLHHATFKRQEAQEACNLRHGVLSTVRGGAEVRAVLALLRAGPGPGGGSKDLLFWVALERRRSDCTLENEPLRGFSWLSPDVGGSESDTLQWVEEPALSCTVRRCAGLQATGGIEPAGWKEMRCHQRADGYLCKYQFQSLCPAPRPGAASNLSYRAPFQLHSTALDFSPPGTEVSALCPGQLSITATCTADEVGARWEGIPSGAELCPCPGRYLRAGKCAELPDCLDDVGGFACECAAGFVLGKDGRSCVTNGEGQPTPGGTQVLTWHPPATAASLAPKGTWSPSVQERPGEIPNAPGQGSATASFPEIPRWGAQSTLSTLQMSPQTEVKADMNSSGTAFPKVNATSPSDNPQAFDSSTVVFVLVSMAVVVLVILTVTVLGLFKLCFHKSPSPQQRKGPLASPGTEGDAEAAPLSSSSARSTDNGVKTGDCGLRDRVEGASLTGSSLGSGDT